One stretch of Micromonospora cremea DNA includes these proteins:
- a CDS encoding neutral zinc metallopeptidase yields the protein MAARSGRDARGPLAGLLIAALVSVACAGGGLAEPEGEGPAPSRSAASPGPSTTRADGTTSVAEFEQDVADAQAVAERYWAAQFKASGQRFQPIRRIAPYQRAGEVSCGGQPLPRNNAVYCSQGDFIAYDIAWSVAAFRQVGDAFVFYLLGHEYAHGIQVRLGINYSFTIQQELQADCMAGAYLGDSVRSRDLSLAEGDLEEFREGVAAVGDDPDQPWFAEGSHGTAGQRTESFFRGYERSLEACDLG from the coding sequence GTGGCGGCACGATCAGGACGCGATGCCCGGGGTCCACTGGCGGGCCTGCTGATCGCCGCGCTGGTGTCGGTCGCGTGTGCCGGCGGTGGGCTGGCCGAGCCGGAGGGTGAGGGCCCGGCGCCGAGCCGGTCGGCGGCCTCGCCGGGGCCGAGCACCACCCGGGCCGACGGCACCACCAGCGTGGCCGAGTTCGAGCAGGACGTCGCCGACGCCCAGGCAGTCGCCGAGCGGTACTGGGCGGCCCAGTTCAAGGCGTCCGGGCAGCGCTTCCAGCCGATCCGGCGGATCGCCCCGTACCAGCGGGCGGGCGAAGTGTCCTGCGGTGGCCAGCCGCTGCCGCGCAACAACGCGGTCTACTGCTCCCAGGGCGACTTCATCGCCTACGACATTGCCTGGTCGGTGGCGGCGTTCCGCCAGGTCGGCGACGCGTTCGTGTTCTACCTGCTCGGTCACGAGTACGCCCACGGCATCCAGGTGCGGCTCGGCATCAACTACAGCTTCACCATCCAGCAGGAGTTGCAGGCCGACTGCATGGCCGGGGCGTACCTCGGCGACTCGGTGCGCTCGCGCGACCTGAGTCTGGCCGAGGGTGACCTGGAGGAGTTCCGGGAGGGGGTGGCGGCGGTCGGCGACGACCCGGACCAGCCGTGGTTCGCCGAGGGTTCGCACGGCACCGCCGGGCAGCGCACCGAGTCGTTCTTCCGCGGCTACGAGCGCTCCCTGGAGGCCTGCGACCTGGGCTGA
- a CDS encoding HAD family hydrolase produces the protein MEDPLSSHHPAAVLFDMDGTLVDSEKLWDVALQELAREYGGELSDAARRSIVGTSMADSMRILHDDLGQPERDPEASAAWINVRILELFRTGLRWRPGALALLRAVRAAGIPTALVTSSGRPLVEIALDTLGRDSFDAVVCGDEVVAAKPHPEPYLTAARLLDVPIGRCVAIEDSPTGVASALAAGAAVLAVPAEPLPSRPGVHQLESLTGADLELLAALLVDRAGATG, from the coding sequence CTGGAGGATCCGCTGAGCAGCCATCACCCCGCCGCCGTTCTCTTCGACATGGACGGCACTCTGGTCGACAGCGAGAAGCTGTGGGACGTCGCACTGCAGGAACTCGCGCGGGAGTACGGCGGCGAGCTCTCCGACGCCGCCCGCCGGTCGATCGTCGGCACCAGCATGGCCGACTCGATGCGCATCCTGCACGACGACCTGGGCCAGCCCGAACGGGACCCGGAGGCCAGCGCGGCGTGGATCAACGTCCGGATCCTGGAGCTGTTCCGCACCGGGCTGCGCTGGCGTCCCGGAGCGCTCGCCCTGCTGCGCGCGGTCCGGGCGGCGGGCATCCCCACCGCCCTGGTCACCTCCAGCGGCCGACCACTGGTCGAGATCGCCCTGGACACCCTCGGCCGGGACAGCTTCGACGCGGTGGTCTGCGGCGACGAGGTGGTCGCGGCCAAGCCGCACCCGGAGCCGTACCTGACCGCGGCCCGGCTGCTGGACGTGCCGATCGGCCGCTGCGTGGCGATCGAGGACTCGCCGACCGGGGTGGCCAGCGCGCTCGCCGCCGGCGCGGCGGTGCTGGCCGTACCCGCGGAGCCGCTGCCGAGCAGGCCCGGCGTACACCAGTTGGAGAGCCTCACCGGCGCGGACCTGGAGCTGCTCGCCGCGCTGCTGGTCGACCGGGCCGGCGCGACCGGCTGA
- a CDS encoding carboxymuconolactone decarboxylase family protein, which yields MTDQDAYQRALDNAERLLGQPLVLPLGDGEPPVGQDFRRLATVQTFGEAWPREGLDLHSRCLVSVAIAAALGTHEPLRGQLRIALQSGVTKEEIVEVFIHLAAYAGAARAFDGYQVVAAVFAERP from the coding sequence ATGACCGATCAGGATGCCTACCAGCGGGCACTGGACAACGCCGAGCGGCTGCTCGGTCAGCCGCTCGTACTGCCCCTCGGCGACGGTGAGCCGCCGGTGGGGCAGGACTTCCGCCGCCTCGCCACCGTGCAGACCTTCGGCGAGGCATGGCCCCGGGAGGGGTTGGACCTGCACAGCCGCTGCCTCGTCTCGGTGGCGATCGCCGCCGCCCTCGGCACCCACGAGCCGCTGCGCGGCCAGCTGCGCATCGCCCTGCAGTCGGGGGTGACCAAGGAGGAGATCGTCGAGGTGTTCATCCACCTGGCCGCGTACGCGGGGGCCGCCCGGGCGTTCGACGGCTACCAGGTGGTCGCGGCGGTCTTCGCCGAGCGCCCCTGA
- a CDS encoding ABC transporter permease: protein MFRATLKSLLARKVRLILSGLAVVLGVMFVSGAFVLTDTLGRSFDSVFADGFSEIDVNVAAKPKVEVSEVEGEQTATPVPAAVVDRVKQVPGVVSATGIVNADGARVIGSNGKVVTSFGPPQLGENWTGESELLQLREGRGPQADDEIVVNKSLATAAKVQVGQKVGVLTAFESKKRDFTLVGILGYSGDRDSIGGLNEVFFTTPVAQRLMLGAPDAYSSITVRAADGVSHETLRDDVARTLGADYEVKTGEQVAADASASLKEGLSFFNKILLGFAAVALLVGTFLILNTFSIIVAQRTRELALMRAIGASGRQIIGSVVLEAIAVGLIASVLGLAAGIGVGALLAFLFGKLAGGLTLAGIGVPAAAVIGSFAVGLVITVVAALLPALRASRIPPIAAMQDVATPDRPLTKVTIAGSVITGIGAVLLFLGLSGNARGQTLPTILGGVLFAFIGVALLTPLISRPVVSLLGAIFSWSVPGKLGRLNSGRNPRRTAITAAALMVGIALVTGVTVILDSAKGSISALAEDTIKAELVISGVQGGPRPPSFDPGVLDRAKALPGVQMVDGEYGDMAKLNGESTWVAASSDVASLRQIFGAKPTAGDIDRLAPTEMLVSSDTATSRGLSVGSTVNVQLTRGEARTYTVSGIYESSQLTNPVVLPVTAAKDFAIPQPIQGFIQLAPGTRVADVQPQVETLLADSPEVSVADREAFIKQQTSQLDGLLTMIQILLALAIVIAVLGIINTLALSVLERTRELGLLRAIGLRRGQTMGMITVEAVVISVFGALLGVVVGTGLGAAVVEALKDEGITDLILPWGQMGVFLGLAAIIGVVAAVLPAIRAARINVLGAIAHD, encoded by the coding sequence ATGTTCCGGGCGACACTGAAAAGTCTGCTGGCCCGCAAGGTCCGGCTGATCCTGTCCGGGCTGGCGGTGGTGCTCGGAGTGATGTTCGTGTCCGGCGCCTTCGTGCTCACCGACACGCTGGGCCGCTCCTTCGACTCGGTCTTCGCCGACGGGTTCTCCGAGATCGACGTGAACGTCGCGGCGAAGCCGAAGGTGGAGGTCAGCGAGGTCGAGGGCGAGCAGACGGCCACTCCGGTGCCCGCCGCCGTGGTGGACCGAGTGAAGCAGGTGCCGGGGGTGGTTTCGGCGACCGGCATCGTCAACGCCGACGGTGCCCGCGTGATCGGCAGCAACGGCAAGGTGGTCACCTCGTTCGGTCCGCCGCAGCTGGGTGAGAACTGGACCGGTGAGAGCGAGCTGCTGCAGCTGCGCGAGGGGCGCGGGCCGCAGGCCGACGACGAGATCGTCGTCAACAAGTCCCTGGCGACGGCGGCGAAGGTGCAGGTCGGCCAGAAGGTCGGCGTGCTCACCGCGTTCGAGTCGAAGAAGCGGGACTTCACGCTGGTGGGCATCCTCGGTTACAGCGGCGACCGGGACTCGATCGGTGGGCTGAACGAGGTCTTCTTCACCACCCCGGTGGCGCAGCGGCTGATGCTCGGCGCGCCGGACGCGTACAGCAGCATCACCGTGCGCGCCGCCGACGGGGTCTCCCACGAGACGCTGCGCGACGACGTGGCCCGCACCCTGGGCGCGGACTACGAGGTGAAGACCGGCGAGCAGGTGGCCGCGGACGCCTCGGCCAGCCTGAAGGAGGGCCTCTCCTTCTTCAACAAGATCCTGCTCGGCTTCGCCGCGGTGGCGCTGCTGGTGGGCACGTTCCTGATCCTGAACACTTTCTCGATCATCGTCGCCCAGCGCACCCGGGAACTGGCGCTGATGCGGGCCATCGGGGCCAGCGGCCGGCAGATCATCGGCTCGGTGGTGCTGGAGGCGATCGCGGTCGGGCTGATCGCCTCGGTGCTCGGCCTGGCGGCCGGCATCGGGGTGGGCGCGCTGCTGGCGTTCCTGTTCGGCAAGCTGGCCGGTGGGCTCACCCTCGCCGGGATCGGTGTGCCGGCGGCCGCGGTGATCGGCTCGTTCGCCGTCGGTCTGGTGATCACCGTGGTGGCGGCGTTGCTGCCGGCGCTGCGGGCGTCCCGGATCCCACCGATCGCCGCCATGCAGGACGTGGCCACTCCGGACCGGCCACTGACCAAGGTCACCATCGCCGGGTCGGTGATCACCGGCATCGGCGCGGTGCTGCTCTTCCTCGGGCTCAGCGGCAACGCCCGTGGCCAGACGCTGCCCACCATCCTGGGCGGGGTGCTGTTCGCCTTCATCGGCGTGGCGCTGCTGACGCCGCTGATCAGTCGGCCGGTGGTGAGCCTGCTCGGGGCGATCTTCTCCTGGTCGGTGCCGGGCAAGCTGGGCCGGCTGAACTCGGGCCGCAACCCGCGCCGTACCGCGATCACCGCCGCGGCGCTGATGGTCGGCATCGCGTTGGTCACCGGCGTCACGGTGATCCTCGACTCGGCCAAGGGCAGCATCAGCGCTCTCGCCGAGGACACCATCAAGGCCGAGCTGGTGATCTCCGGCGTGCAGGGCGGCCCGCGACCGCCGTCCTTCGACCCGGGTGTGCTGGACCGGGCCAAGGCACTGCCCGGCGTGCAGATGGTCGACGGCGAGTACGGCGACATGGCGAAGCTCAACGGCGAGAGCACCTGGGTCGCGGCGAGCAGCGACGTCGCGTCGCTGCGGCAGATCTTCGGTGCCAAGCCCACCGCCGGTGACATCGACCGGCTCGCGCCGACCGAGATGCTGGTCAGCTCGGACACCGCCACCTCCCGCGGGCTGTCGGTGGGCTCGACGGTGAACGTGCAGCTGACCCGGGGCGAGGCGCGGACGTACACGGTCAGCGGCATCTACGAGTCGTCCCAGCTGACCAACCCGGTGGTGCTGCCGGTGACGGCGGCGAAGGACTTCGCCATCCCGCAGCCCATCCAGGGCTTCATCCAGTTGGCCCCCGGCACTCGGGTCGCCGACGTGCAGCCGCAGGTGGAGACGCTGCTGGCGGACAGCCCCGAGGTGTCGGTGGCCGACCGGGAAGCGTTCATCAAGCAGCAGACCAGTCAGCTCGACGGGCTGCTCACGATGATCCAGATCCTGTTGGCGCTCGCCATCGTGATCGCCGTGCTGGGCATCATCAACACCTTGGCGCTGTCGGTGCTGGAGCGGACCCGCGAGTTGGGTCTGCTGCGGGCGATCGGTCTGCGCCGCGGGCAGACCATGGGCATGATCACCGTGGAGGCGGTGGTGATCTCCGTGTTCGGCGCGCTGCTCGGCGTGGTGGTCGGCACCGGCCTCGGCGCAGCGGTGGTCGAGGCGCTCAAGGACGAGGGGATCACCGACCTGATCCTGCCGTGGGGGCAGATGGGTGTCTTCCTCGGTCTCGCCGCGATCATCGGGGTGGTGGCCGCGGTGCTCCCGGCGATCCGGGCGGCCCGGATCAACGTCCTGGGCGCGATCGCCCACGACTGA
- a CDS encoding ABC transporter ATP-binding protein has protein sequence MTATVGQQAQAAARANDVWKVYGSGEAQVVALRGVSAEFERGRFTAIMGPSGSGKSTLMHCLAGLDSVTRGTVAIGETTVTGLGDSGLTKLRRDKVGFIFQQFNLLPTLTAKENILLPLSIAGRKPDPAWYDTVIDTVGLRDRLDHRPAQLSGGQQQRVACARALVSRPEVIFADEPTGNLDSRSGAEVLGFLRNSVREHGQTIVMVTHDPTAAAYADRVVFLADGQIVSELIEPTADTVLDTMKKLDTTAEVGN, from the coding sequence GTGACCGCGACGGTAGGCCAGCAGGCGCAGGCCGCGGCCCGGGCGAACGACGTGTGGAAGGTGTACGGCAGCGGCGAGGCGCAGGTCGTCGCGCTACGCGGGGTGAGCGCGGAGTTCGAGCGTGGCCGGTTCACCGCGATCATGGGCCCGTCGGGTTCCGGCAAGTCGACGCTGATGCACTGCCTGGCCGGCCTGGACTCGGTGACCCGGGGGACGGTGGCGATCGGTGAGACGACGGTCACCGGGCTGGGCGACTCCGGGCTGACGAAGCTGCGCCGGGACAAGGTGGGCTTCATCTTCCAGCAGTTCAACCTGCTGCCCACGCTGACCGCGAAGGAGAACATCCTGCTGCCGCTGTCGATCGCCGGGCGCAAGCCGGACCCGGCCTGGTACGACACGGTGATCGACACGGTCGGCCTGCGGGATCGACTGGACCACCGGCCGGCGCAGCTCTCCGGCGGGCAGCAGCAGCGGGTGGCCTGCGCGCGTGCGCTGGTCTCCCGACCCGAGGTGATCTTCGCGGACGAGCCGACCGGCAACCTGGACTCCCGCTCCGGCGCGGAGGTGCTCGGCTTCCTGCGCAACTCGGTGCGCGAGCACGGCCAGACCATCGTGATGGTCACCCACGACCCGACCGCCGCCGCGTACGCCGACCGGGTGGTCTTCCTCGCCGACGGGCAGATCGTCTCGGAGCTGATCGAGCCGACCGCCGACACGGTGCTGGACACCATGAAGAAGCTGGACACCACGGCCGAGGTGGGCAACTGA
- a CDS encoding response regulator, with the protein MTDRVASARPVRILLADDQPLLRTGFRMVLGAEGDLDVVAEAGDGLEAVELSRRLLPDVVLMDIRMPRMDGVTATRAIVDARLPVRVLVLTTFDLDEYVVGALRAGASGFLAKDVPAEELIAAIRTVAGGDAVVAPRILRRLLDRFADLLPDPAATPSAVLSTLTDREREVLVQVARGLSNAEIAVALSVSETTIKTHVGHVLTKLRLRDRVQAVVLAYESGLVRPRA; encoded by the coding sequence ATGACCGATCGGGTGGCCTCGGCGCGACCGGTGCGGATCCTGCTCGCCGACGACCAACCGCTGCTGCGCACCGGATTCCGGATGGTGCTGGGCGCCGAGGGTGACCTCGACGTGGTGGCGGAGGCCGGCGACGGCCTGGAGGCGGTGGAGCTGTCCCGCCGGCTGCTGCCCGACGTCGTGCTGATGGACATCCGGATGCCCCGGATGGACGGGGTCACGGCGACCCGGGCGATCGTCGACGCCCGGCTGCCGGTGCGGGTGCTGGTGCTGACCACGTTCGACCTCGACGAGTACGTCGTCGGCGCGTTGCGCGCCGGCGCCAGCGGGTTCCTGGCCAAGGACGTGCCGGCCGAGGAGCTCATCGCGGCGATCCGCACGGTGGCCGGCGGGGACGCGGTGGTGGCGCCACGGATCCTGCGGCGGCTGCTGGATCGCTTCGCCGACCTGCTGCCCGACCCGGCGGCGACACCGTCGGCCGTGCTCAGCACGCTCACCGACCGGGAGCGCGAGGTCCTGGTGCAGGTGGCCCGGGGGCTGTCGAACGCCGAGATCGCGGTGGCGCTGTCGGTCAGCGAGACCACCATCAAGACCCACGTCGGGCACGTGCTGACCAAGCTGCGGCTGCGCGACCGGGTGCAGGCGGTGGTGCTGGCGTACGAGTCGGGGCTGGTCCGTCCCCGGGCGTAG
- a CDS encoding RecB family exonuclease, with the protein MTAEPVTTPQSPSPAQAPPTVRASLSPSRAADFKTCPLLYRFRSIDRLPERTTIEQARGTLVHAVLERLFDLPAQGRTPAAAGDLVAPQWDRMVTEQPELAGIFDGAEPAGPVEFLRSAAGLLEGYFAVEDPTRLEPAERESLISAVVDEELLIRGYLDRLDVAPDGALRVVDYKTGGAPREAFEARALFQLKFYALVLWRTRGVVPKVLRLLYLRDAEVLDYAPDAEELVRFERTVVALWRAIEQATDRQDFRPRPSRLCDWCSHQALCPSFGGTPPPFPVGVAGADPLRDARSAPAAPGADD; encoded by the coding sequence ATGACGGCGGAACCGGTCACCACCCCCCAGTCCCCCTCCCCGGCGCAGGCGCCGCCGACGGTGCGGGCCTCGCTGTCTCCGTCGCGGGCGGCGGATTTCAAGACCTGCCCGCTGCTCTACCGGTTCCGCAGCATCGACCGGCTACCCGAGCGGACCACCATCGAGCAAGCCCGGGGCACCCTGGTGCACGCGGTGCTGGAGCGCCTGTTCGACCTGCCCGCCCAGGGCCGCACACCGGCCGCCGCCGGTGACCTGGTGGCCCCGCAGTGGGACCGCATGGTCACCGAGCAGCCGGAGCTGGCCGGGATCTTCGACGGCGCGGAGCCGGCCGGCCCGGTGGAGTTCCTGCGCTCGGCCGCAGGGCTGCTGGAGGGCTACTTCGCGGTGGAGGACCCCACCCGGCTGGAGCCGGCCGAGCGGGAGAGCCTGATCTCGGCGGTGGTCGACGAGGAGCTGCTGATCCGGGGTTACCTCGACCGGCTCGACGTGGCCCCGGACGGCGCGCTGCGGGTCGTCGACTACAAGACCGGCGGCGCCCCACGGGAGGCGTTCGAGGCGCGGGCGCTGTTCCAGCTGAAGTTCTACGCTCTGGTGCTGTGGCGCACCCGGGGGGTGGTGCCCAAGGTGCTGCGGCTGCTCTACCTGCGCGACGCCGAGGTGTTGGACTACGCGCCGGACGCCGAGGAGCTGGTCCGCTTCGAGCGCACCGTGGTGGCGCTGTGGCGGGCGATCGAGCAGGCCACCGACCGGCAGGATTTCCGGCCCCGGCCGAGCCGTCTCTGCGACTGGTGCAGCCACCAGGCGCTGTGCCCCAGTTTCGGCGGCACCCCGCCGCCGTTCCCGGTCGGGGTGGCCGGCGCCGATCCCCTGCGCGACGCCCGGTCCGCTCCGGCGGCGCCGGGCGCCGACGACTGA
- a CDS encoding site-2 protease family protein, whose amino-acid sequence MFGVPLHLNGSMVLLALLLAVLYAEFARRQLDLPQVSGYLIGFGFVVSLLGSVLLHELGHALTARRYGIGVRGITLELLGGYTEMDRDAPSPRVDLLVSLAGPAVSAVLAVVAVAATLALPEGTVAHQLSFQLALSNVIVALFNILPGLPLDGGRALRAAVWGLTRDRHRGTEVAGWAGRVVAVGTVALVVLLTVADYLAPLALPLMLLVAVTLWRGAGQSIRAARVSRRFPLIDLSRLARPVWPVTTGTPLSEAQRRRAEGGQPAAALLITDSTGRPVALVDPAAAEAVPADRRPWLAVDAVARSLGTLPALPVGLDGEGVMEAVQSHPGAQYVVTAGEDVVGILHIADLAQVLEPNRKMTS is encoded by the coding sequence GTGTTCGGGGTGCCTCTGCACCTCAACGGCTCGATGGTCCTGCTCGCCCTGCTGCTCGCCGTGCTGTACGCCGAGTTCGCCCGCCGGCAGCTGGACCTGCCGCAGGTCAGCGGCTACCTGATCGGCTTCGGGTTCGTGGTGTCGCTGCTCGGCTCGGTGCTGCTGCACGAGCTGGGCCACGCGCTCACCGCGCGGCGGTACGGCATCGGTGTGCGCGGGATCACCCTGGAACTGCTCGGCGGCTACACCGAGATGGACCGGGACGCCCCTTCGCCCCGGGTCGACCTTCTGGTTTCGCTGGCCGGCCCTGCGGTCTCCGCGGTGCTCGCCGTCGTCGCGGTGGCCGCCACGCTCGCCCTGCCCGAGGGCACCGTGGCCCACCAGCTCTCCTTCCAGCTCGCGTTGAGCAACGTCATCGTCGCGCTGTTCAACATCCTGCCCGGCCTGCCCCTGGACGGCGGCCGGGCGCTGCGCGCCGCGGTGTGGGGGCTGACCCGCGACCGGCATCGTGGCACCGAGGTCGCCGGCTGGGCCGGCCGTGTGGTCGCCGTCGGCACCGTGGCGCTGGTCGTGCTGCTCACCGTGGCCGACTACCTGGCGCCGTTGGCGCTGCCGCTGATGCTGCTGGTCGCGGTCACCCTCTGGCGCGGCGCCGGGCAGTCGATCCGGGCCGCCCGGGTCAGCCGCCGGTTTCCGCTGATCGACCTGTCCCGGCTGGCCCGGCCGGTCTGGCCGGTGACCACCGGCACACCGCTGTCCGAGGCCCAGCGCCGACGCGCCGAGGGTGGGCAGCCCGCTGCCGCGTTGCTGATCACGGACTCCACCGGCCGGCCGGTGGCGCTGGTCGACCCGGCCGCCGCCGAGGCGGTGCCCGCCGACCGCCGCCCGTGGCTGGCCGTGGACGCCGTCGCCCGGTCGCTGGGCACGCTCCCCGCGCTGCCGGTCGGGCTGGACGGCGAGGGGGTGATGGAGGCCGTGCAGAGCCACCCGGGCGCGCAGTACGTGGTGACGGCAGGCGAAGATGTCGTCGGCATTCTGCACATCGCGGACCTCGCGCAGGTCCTCGAACCCAACCGGAAGATGACATCGTGA
- a CDS encoding tRNA (adenine-N1)-methyltransferase: MTATPSTVPADAASPALTPVHRGPFRPGDRVQLTDPKGRMHTVTLEPGKEFHTHRGILAHDALIGLPDGSVVTTSGGGTAFLALRPLLSDYVLSMPRGAQVIYPKDSAQIVAMGDIFPGAKVLEAGAGSGALSCSLLRAVGTEGELHSFELRDDFAQIARRNVEAFFNGPHPAWQLHVGDVAQCQETGFDRIILDMLTPWETLDMVERALVPGGVFIGYVATTPQLSELVEALRERGGWTEPRAWESLVRDWHAEGLAVRPDHRMIAHTAFLVSARKLAPGVTAPPRRRKPSKGTEAYVQRRQVLREAEAARQAAAAQAAGVEPDTTGELDRP; the protein is encoded by the coding sequence GTGACCGCAACTCCCTCCACCGTCCCGGCCGACGCCGCCTCCCCGGCGCTGACACCCGTGCACCGCGGGCCGTTCCGGCCCGGCGACCGGGTACAGCTGACCGACCCGAAGGGGCGGATGCACACCGTGACGCTGGAGCCCGGCAAGGAGTTCCACACCCACCGCGGCATCCTGGCGCACGACGCGCTGATCGGGCTGCCCGACGGCAGCGTGGTGACCACCTCCGGCGGCGGTACGGCGTTCCTGGCGCTGCGGCCGCTGCTGTCGGACTACGTGCTGTCCATGCCACGCGGCGCCCAGGTGATCTACCCGAAGGACTCGGCGCAGATCGTCGCGATGGGCGACATCTTCCCCGGCGCGAAGGTCCTGGAGGCCGGCGCCGGCTCCGGCGCGCTCAGCTGCTCACTGCTGCGCGCGGTCGGCACCGAGGGGGAGCTGCACTCGTTCGAGCTGCGTGACGACTTCGCCCAGATCGCCCGGCGCAACGTCGAGGCGTTCTTCAACGGTCCGCACCCGGCCTGGCAGCTGCACGTCGGCGACGTCGCGCAGTGCCAGGAGACCGGCTTCGACCGGATCATCCTGGACATGCTCACCCCGTGGGAGACCCTCGACATGGTCGAGCGGGCGCTGGTGCCCGGCGGTGTCTTCATCGGCTACGTGGCCACCACGCCCCAGCTCTCCGAACTGGTGGAGGCGCTGCGCGAGCGTGGCGGCTGGACCGAGCCGCGGGCCTGGGAGTCGCTGGTGCGGGACTGGCACGCCGAGGGCCTCGCCGTCCGGCCGGACCACCGGATGATCGCGCACACCGCGTTCCTGGTCTCCGCGCGCAAGCTGGCTCCCGGGGTCACCGCGCCGCCCCGCCGCCGCAAGCCCAGCAAGGGCACCGAGGCGTACGTGCAGCGCCGGCAGGTGCTGCGCGAGGCGGAGGCGGCCCGGCAGGCGGCCGCCGCGCAGGCGGCGGGTGTGGAGCCCGACACGACGGGGGAGTTGGACAGGCCGTGA
- a CDS encoding ferredoxin codes for MAEVATDQLQVWVDQDLCTGDGLCVQYAPEVFEFDIDGLAYVKGADGELRMAPGSRVDVPEHLRLEVIDSAKECPGDCIHVVRGDGVEVAGPDAED; via the coding sequence GTGGCCGAGGTCGCGACCGACCAGTTGCAGGTCTGGGTGGACCAGGATCTCTGCACGGGCGATGGGCTGTGCGTGCAGTACGCGCCGGAGGTGTTCGAGTTCGACATCGACGGCCTGGCGTACGTCAAGGGCGCCGACGGTGAGCTGCGGATGGCGCCGGGCAGCCGGGTCGACGTGCCCGAGCACCTGCGGCTCGAGGTGATCGACTCCGCGAAGGAGTGCCCGGGCGACTGCATCCACGTCGTGCGCGGCGACGGTGTCGAGGTCGCCGGCCCGGACGCCGAGGACTGA